The genomic DNA AGGGCCTGACGGAGATGTGCGCCGTGGCGGAGGACTTCCTGCGGCCGCTGCTGCCGGCGGCGCCGGATCCTGCCGCGGAGGAGGCGGCGGCCGTGGTGGCGCGGATCGCGGCGGAGCCGGGGCTGCTGCGGGTGGACCAGGTGGCCGCGGGGGCGGGAATGTCCGTACGGCGGCTGCAGCGGCTGTTCGCGGAGTACGTCGGGGCGAGCCCGAAGTGGGTGCTGCGGCGGGCCCGGCTCCAGGAGGCGGCGGCACGGGCGGACGCGGGGGCGGCACTGGACCTCGCGGCGCTGGCGGCGGACCTGGGCTACGCGGACCAGGCCCACCTGACACGGGACTTCACGGCGACGGTGGGCGCACCGCCGTCACGGTACGCGGAGGGCACGGCGGACTGAGGACGAACCTGCCGCCCCGCCCCCGTACGCCCCTCAGCCCGCCCAGTCCGGCCTGCGGCCCAGGTACGCCACCAGCCGCTCCCCCGGCTCCGCCCCCTCCCGCACCCACTGCACCGCCGCGAACCGCACCGGCCTGTCCTCCGCCGCCACGAACAGCGGCGCCAGCTCCAGCAGTTCCTCCGCCAGCGCCGGCGGCACCTGCTCCCGCTGCCCGCTCGCCCGGGCCAGGTCCCAGCCGTGCACCGCCAGCTCCAGCGCCCCCGTGCACGTCACCACCGCCGCCGCCAGCGGCAGGCTGCCGACCGTCACCAGCTCCCGCTGCCGCACCGCGGCCCATGCGCCGAGCAGCCGCCTGGCCCGGTCCCGTACCGCCTTGACCGGGTCGGCGAGGCTGTACGCGGCCTGCGGCTTGAGGGCGATGCGGCCGGTGTCCGCGGCCTCGTTGAGCGCCGCGATCGAGTCGCCGACGTGCGCGAGGAGCTGCCCGAGGTCCCAGTGCGCACAGGGCGTGGGCCGCCGCAGGTCGCCGGGGCCGACGCGGTGCAGCACGCCCAGCGCGTACGTCACCGACCGCTCCAGCAGCGCCACGCCGCCGAGCAGCGCCGTGGGCGCGCTCCCATCGGGCCTCATCGGCTCCCCCCGCCGCTCAGGACGGCCGGCAGGCCGGCGGTGGCGAACAGGGACGTGTCGAAGAAGCAGCCGACGTGCGAGACGGCGCGGCCGCCGGGCGCGACGGTCAGCACGTGCAACGCGAACGGATGATGGTCGCCGTCCGGGCCGCGGGTGTAAACGGCATACCCCGGCTGCCCGTTGAGGCCCACCGGCAGCAGCCGCGCGTCCCCGGGCGCGTACGGGCACTGCACCGAGACGAGCGTCGCCACCTGGTCGGGACCGCGGAACCACTCGGGAACCGGCGGCATCTCCCAGACCACGTCCTCGGTGAAGAGGCGCACGATCTCCCGTACGTCCTTGGTCACGAACGCCTCGACGTAGCGGTCCAGCAGCTCGCGCTGCGCCGCGTCCGCCGGCTCGGCGACCGACTCCTCGCTCGGCGCGGCCTTCTCCAACTGCGCCCGGGCGCGCTGCAACGCGCTGTTGACGGACGCCGTCGACGTATCCATCAGCTCGGCGACCTCCGCGGCCTTCCAGCGCAGTACGTCGCGGAGCAGCAGCACCGCGCGCTGCCGCGGCGGCAGGTGCTGGAGCGCGGCGACGAACGCGAGCCGCACGGACTCCCGCGACCCGACGACCGCCGCCGGATCCGCCGCGGAAGGCTCGACCAGCACGTCAGGCACCGGCTCCAGCCACGGCACCTCGGGCCGCTCGGTCAGCTCCCCCGCCGGGTCGTCGCCGGGGCCGCCGAGGCCGGTGGGCAGGGGTCGGCGCTGCCGCCGCTCCAGGGCGGTGAGGCAGGCGCGGGTGGCGATGGTGTGCAGCCAGGTGCGCACCGAGGAGCGGCCCTCGAAGTTGTCGTACGACCGCCAGGCGCGCAGGTACGTCTCCTGCACCAGGTCCTCGGCGTCGTGTACGGAGCCGAGCATCCGGTAACAGTGCGCAAGCAGCTCGCGCCGGTAGGGGTCGGACAACCGGAGGAAGTCCTCCCCGGCCGCCGTGTTCACCGTAGCCATCGCCGATCCGCCCTCTCTGGTCGCTTCCGCGGCACCCGCTACAAGCACTGACTGCGTGATGCACGAAAACTCATCGCCGGAGGGGCGGCCCGGGGCGGAAAAAGATCAGGGAAGGGATCCAGGCGGATCAGGCCGCGAAGGCGTCGGCGTGGGCCTGCGCCCACTGCTCGAAGGTGCGGGGCTCGCGCCCGGTGATGTCGTACACCGTGGACAGCACCGGCGACTCGTCGAGCGCGCCGCCGCGGTAGAAGTCGAAGAAGGCGTCGACGTACTCCTCCGGCATGGCCGCCGCCATCTCCGCGCGGGCCGTCGCGTCGTCCAGGCCCTCGAAGCGCAGCGGTCGGTCGAGCACGTCGCCGAGGACGGTGACCTGCTCGGCGGGCAGCAGCGGCTCGGGGCCCGACAGCTCGTAGACCTTGCCCTCGTGGCCGTCGCCGAGGAGCGTGTCGGCGACGACCTCGCCCACGTCGTACGGGTCGATGCAGGCGACCGGCACGTCGGCGAAGGGGCCGCGCACCACGTCGCCGGAGCGCAACTGGGGCAGCCAGCGCAGGGCGTTGGCGTCGAAGGCACTGGGGCGGACGACGGTCCAGGGGATGCCGGCGGCGCGCACGGCCTCCTCGGAGCGGACCATGTACGCGGTGACGGCGTTGCCCATGTCGCCGCTGGCGGCGGAGCGGCCGGAGAGCAGCGCGACACGGGCCACGCCGGCGCGGACGACCTGGGCGAGGAGGCCGGGCATGTCGCGGTGGCCGGGCAGCAGGAAGACGCCGTCGACGCCGGTGAGGGCCCCGGTGAGGGACGCGGGGTCGTCGAGGTCGCCGGCGACGGCGGTGGCGCGCGGGGGCAGCCCGGACAGCTCGCCGCCGCGGCTGAGCGCGCGGACCTCGGCGCCCTGCTCGGCCAGCGCCCTGACCACCTCGGACCCGACGTTGCCCCCCGCACCCGCGACCAGATACATCCGGCACTCCTTCCCGGCCCGCCGGCCGCGAACTCCGCGGTTGCGCGCGCTCGGCAAGCTCACAGCCTCGCACGCCGGTACCGCGGCTGTGCAGCCTGTCTTACGCCATGGACAGGTGCACGGCCGGGCGCGCGGCGGCAGTGCCCGGGCGCACCGCACCCACTCCGCGGGGGCCTTCGCCGGGAGGAAGGTCTCCCTGGGCGAAGGGGTCGGCGAACTCGGCGGTCTCCTCATCCGTGCGGTCCCGTCTCGCACACCAGACGCCACCCTCTCCCCCGCCGGCCACCTGCTTATCCTGGGCGTATGCCTACCGCAGTCGTCACCGGCGCGAGCAGCGGCATCGGCGCGGCCACGGCCCGTCAGCTCGCCGCCGCCGGTCACCATGTCGTCCTGACCGCCCGCCGCAAGGACCGTATAGACGCGCTCGCCGAGGAGCTGACCGCCGCCGGGTACGCGGCCACCCCGTACGCGCTGGACGTCACCGACCGCGCCGCCGTGGACGCCTTCGCCGCCTCCCTCGAAAGCTGCGACGTGCTCGTCAACAACGCCGGCGGCGCCCTCGGCACCGAGCAGGTCGAGGCCGGCGACCCGGCCGACTGGCGGGCGATGTACGAGGTGAACGTCATCGGGACGCTCAACCTCACCCAGGCGCTGCTGCCCGCCCTCGTCGCCTCCGGCGACGGCACGGTGGTCATCGTCACCTCCACCGCGGGCCACGCCGTGTACGAGGGCGGCGGGGGCTACGTCGCCGCGAAGTTCGCCGAGCACAGCATCGCCGCCACCCTCAGGCTGGAGCTCAACGGCCGCCCCGTCCGCGTCATCGAGATCGCCCCCGGCATGACCCGCACCGAGGGCTTCGCGGTGACGCGGATGCGCGGCGACGCGGAGAGGGCCGCCGCCGTCTACGCGGGCGTGAAGGAGCCCCTGACGTCCGAGGACGTCGCGGACACCATCGCCTGGGCCGTGACCCGCCCGGCGCATGTGAACGTCGACCTCCTCGTCGTACGCCCCCGGGCGCAGGCCGCGAACTACAAGGTCCACCGCGAGCCGTAAACCCCGGCGCAGAGCCCCGGCA from Streptomyces sp. CMB-StM0423 includes the following:
- a CDS encoding SDR family oxidoreductase, with protein sequence MYLVAGAGGNVGSEVVRALAEQGAEVRALSRGGELSGLPPRATAVAGDLDDPASLTGALTGVDGVFLLPGHRDMPGLLAQVVRAGVARVALLSGRSAASGDMGNAVTAYMVRSEEAVRAAGIPWTVVRPSAFDANALRWLPQLRSGDVVRGPFADVPVACIDPYDVGEVVADTLLGDGHEGKVYELSGPEPLLPAEQVTVLGDVLDRPLRFEGLDDATARAEMAAAMPEEYVDAFFDFYRGGALDESPVLSTVYDITGREPRTFEQWAQAHADAFAA
- a CDS encoding TIGR03086 family metal-binding protein: MRPDGSAPTALLGGVALLERSVTYALGVLHRVGPGDLRRPTPCAHWDLGQLLAHVGDSIAALNEAADTGRIALKPQAAYSLADPVKAVRDRARRLLGAWAAVRQRELVTVGSLPLAAAVVTCTGALELAVHGWDLARASGQREQVPPALAEELLELAPLFVAAEDRPVRFAAVQWVREGAEPGERLVAYLGRRPDWAG
- a CDS encoding sigma-70 family RNA polymerase sigma factor gives rise to the protein MATVNTAAGEDFLRLSDPYRRELLAHCYRMLGSVHDAEDLVQETYLRAWRSYDNFEGRSSVRTWLHTIATRACLTALERRQRRPLPTGLGGPGDDPAGELTERPEVPWLEPVPDVLVEPSAADPAAVVGSRESVRLAFVAALQHLPPRQRAVLLLRDVLRWKAAEVAELMDTSTASVNSALQRARAQLEKAAPSEESVAEPADAAQRELLDRYVEAFVTKDVREIVRLFTEDVVWEMPPVPEWFRGPDQVATLVSVQCPYAPGDARLLPVGLNGQPGYAVYTRGPDGDHHPFALHVLTVAPGGRAVSHVGCFFDTSLFATAGLPAVLSGGGSR
- a CDS encoding SDR family NAD(P)-dependent oxidoreductase: MPTAVVTGASSGIGAATARQLAAAGHHVVLTARRKDRIDALAEELTAAGYAATPYALDVTDRAAVDAFAASLESCDVLVNNAGGALGTEQVEAGDPADWRAMYEVNVIGTLNLTQALLPALVASGDGTVVIVTSTAGHAVYEGGGGYVAAKFAEHSIAATLRLELNGRPVRVIEIAPGMTRTEGFAVTRMRGDAERAAAVYAGVKEPLTSEDVADTIAWAVTRPAHVNVDLLVVRPRAQAANYKVHREP